A region from the Thermodesulfobacteriota bacterium genome encodes:
- a CDS encoding transposase, translating to MSHGSGKGRRSIRLKDYDYSQPGAYFITICTKDRMCLFGKDLDGELRINNYGKIVLGFWNDLDHLYSNVRTDAFVVMPNHVHGIIMIEESVGAIHELPLQNRNDKMKRRQMLIPKMVGRFKMKSSKRINAVRDTPNMSVWQRNYHEHIIRDEGSLKRIREYIKNNPLTWNLDRENIDREGEDEFDAWFENNFKKINPRFLINADS from the coding sequence ATGTCTCATGGTTCTGGAAAAGGTCGACGATCTATTCGCTTAAAGGATTATGATTATTCACAGCCTGGGGCGTATTTTATCACGATTTGTACAAAGGATAGGATGTGTTTATTCGGTAAAGATCTTGATGGGGAGTTGAGGATTAATAATTATGGAAAGATTGTATTAGGTTTTTGGAATGACCTAGATCATTTATATTCAAATGTAAGGACAGATGCCTTCGTTGTGATGCCTAATCATGTGCATGGAATTATTATGATTGAAGAAAGCGTAGGGGCAATTCATGAATTGCCCCTACAAAACAGAAATGACAAAATGAAACGACGTCAAATGTTAATTCCTAAAATGGTTGGAAGGTTTAAAATGAAATCCTCGAAACGAATAAATGCGGTACGAGATACACCAAATATGTCAGTTTGGCAACGGAATTATCATGAACACATCATCAGGGATGAAGGGTCATTAAAGCGAATACGTGAATACATTAAAAACAACCCACTTACCTGGAATTTGGACCGGGAAAACATTGATAGAGAAGGTGAAGACGAGTTCGATGCGTGGTTTGAAAACAATTTTAAAAAAATAAACCCCAGATTTCTTATAAATGCAGACTCTTAA
- the nadC gene encoding carboxylating nicotinate-nucleotide diphosphorylase yields MKIAKLDWNQVDLIIENALEEDIGPRDLTTELLFPEDTEDSRCNAIIQAKEEGIIAGLPIAKRVFRKLKHDIRWVENTRDGESIAKGDILVKINGSEKAVLAGERVALNFIQRLSGIATLTSKFVKAVEGLSVKITDTRKTVPGLRILDRYAVRTGGGRNHRMGLFDGVLIKDNHLKLIGSITDAINKIRKKSGVRFQIEVETSRLEEVRDALAAGADIIMLDNMPLNTMKKSVEIINGRALIEASGGITLRNVRRVAETGVNIISIGSLTHSPKALDISLYLV; encoded by the coding sequence ATGAAGATCGCAAAGTTAGACTGGAACCAAGTAGATTTGATTATCGAGAATGCCCTGGAGGAAGATATTGGACCCAGGGACTTAACCACTGAGCTGCTTTTTCCCGAGGATACCGAGGATAGTAGATGTAATGCCATTATTCAGGCTAAAGAAGAAGGAATTATAGCCGGGCTCCCGATAGCTAAAAGGGTTTTTAGAAAGCTAAAACATGATATTCGATGGGTTGAAAATACGAGAGATGGTGAAAGCATCGCCAAAGGCGATATACTCGTCAAAATCAATGGATCCGAAAAAGCAGTTCTCGCTGGAGAGCGAGTCGCTCTGAACTTCATCCAAAGGCTCTCAGGTATTGCGACACTAACATCAAAATTTGTAAAAGCGGTCGAGGGGCTATCCGTAAAAATAACCGACACACGAAAGACAGTTCCAGGCCTCAGAATCCTCGATAGATACGCAGTCCGCACTGGCGGTGGTCGCAATCATCGCATGGGATTATTTGATGGAGTCTTAATTAAAGATAACCATCTGAAGCTCATTGGGAGCATTACTGACGCAATAAACAAAATTAGAAAAAAGTCAGGGGTCCGATTTCAAATAGAGGTTGAAACATCCAGGCTAGAAGAGGTTCGAGATGCCCTGGCAGCCGGCGCTGATATAATAATGCTGGATAACATGCCCTTAAACACGATGAAAAAATCGGTTGAGATCATAAACGGTAGAGCACTCATCGAGGCCTCAGGCGGAATTACCCTAAGAAATGTAAGAAGAGTGGCGGAAACCGGGGTCAATATAATTTCCATAGGCTCATTAACTCATTCTCCTAAGGCTTTAGACATCAGTCTGTATCTGGTATAG
- the ggt gene encoding gamma-glutamyltransferase, with translation MKHNTKSYPVPAKRISVIIFLFLLFGSNALTTQEPPIYNPKDIFQPVVAKHGMVSSANMYATEAGLQVLKEGGNAIDAAVTVGFTLAATFPRAGNLGGGGFMLIYLADPKKMVAIDYREKAPKAASRDMFLDESGNVDSEKSLHSLLAVGVPGTVAGLAMALEKYGTMTLERALEPAIDLAEKGFPIDSELRRSLLSVKARMMASPPSMKIFYKEGGVSYDQGEIFKQEDLAWSLKQIARHGPIAFYKGKIAEKIVCYMKGGGGLITSEDLASYNPVIREPVHGTYRGYDIYSTPPPSSGGVHLIQMLNMLERFPRGLYGHNTAKTIHILVETMKLAFADRSKYLGDPDFVPVPVTGLISKDYANELQRKLNTERATPSEKISPGTPGRNKEGVDTTHFSVIDRYGNAVSNTYTLNFSYGTKLTVPGTGILLNNEMDDFSSKPGVPNAYGLIGGEYNSIEPEKRMLSSMTPTIVLKNGKPYLLTGSPGGSRIISAVLQIILNVIDFNMNIASATNAVRVHHQWLPDEVVVEEGLNGDTVRIIREMGHRVVIGDTIGSTQSVMKIGYFLYGASDPRTPGSLTLGY, from the coding sequence ATGAAACATAATACTAAATCATATCCTGTGCCCGCGAAGAGAATTTCGGTAATCATATTTCTTTTTCTGTTATTCGGTTCCAATGCGTTAACTACCCAAGAACCACCCATCTACAATCCAAAGGATATATTTCAACCCGTCGTAGCTAAACATGGCATGGTCTCATCTGCGAATATGTACGCAACAGAGGCTGGTCTTCAGGTCTTAAAAGAGGGAGGAAACGCAATTGATGCCGCTGTGACTGTTGGATTTACACTTGCAGCTACCTTTCCCCGCGCAGGTAATTTGGGTGGCGGTGGCTTTATGTTGATCTATCTGGCTGATCCAAAAAAAATGGTGGCTATCGATTATCGAGAAAAGGCTCCAAAAGCCGCATCGAGGGATATGTTTCTGGACGAGAGTGGAAATGTCGATAGTGAAAAATCACTGCACAGCTTGTTGGCAGTAGGAGTTCCCGGTACTGTGGCAGGCCTCGCAATGGCGCTTGAAAAATACGGGACTATGACATTAGAACGAGCACTTGAACCTGCTATTGATTTGGCTGAAAAAGGATTTCCGATCGATTCGGAGCTCAGAAGATCTCTTTTATCTGTTAAGGCTAGGATGATGGCTTCACCCCCGAGCATGAAAATCTTTTACAAGGAGGGGGGAGTTTCGTATGATCAGGGTGAAATCTTTAAACAAGAGGATTTGGCATGGAGCCTCAAGCAGATAGCAAGGCATGGCCCCATTGCATTTTATAAAGGGAAGATAGCTGAGAAAATTGTTTGTTATATGAAGGGAGGAGGTGGATTGATCACCTCTGAAGATTTGGCTTCGTATAACCCTGTGATTCGTGAACCGGTTCACGGGACCTACAGGGGGTATGATATATATTCAACGCCTCCGCCAAGCTCAGGTGGCGTGCATCTGATTCAAATGCTAAATATGCTTGAGAGATTTCCCAGAGGATTATATGGGCATAATACAGCTAAGACTATTCATATCCTTGTCGAGACGATGAAACTGGCCTTTGCAGACAGGTCTAAATATCTTGGAGACCCAGATTTCGTTCCCGTTCCTGTTACAGGATTGATATCAAAGGATTATGCAAACGAGCTGCAAAGGAAATTGAATACTGAAAGGGCGACACCAAGCGAAAAAATATCTCCGGGAACCCCCGGCAGGAATAAGGAGGGTGTAGATACCACTCATTTTTCAGTAATTGATAGATACGGCAATGCTGTTTCAAATACCTATACCCTCAATTTCAGTTATGGGACAAAGCTTACAGTTCCCGGGACAGGGATTTTATTGAATAATGAGATGGACGACTTTTCTTCAAAGCCCGGGGTGCCAAACGCCTATGGCCTTATAGGGGGTGAGTACAATTCTATTGAGCCTGAGAAAAGAATGTTGAGTTCAATGACTCCGACGATTGTATTAAAAAATGGTAAGCCCTATCTCCTCACCGGAAGTCCGGGAGGGAGCAGGATTATATCCGCTGTGCTCCAAATTATTCTCAATGTCATTGATTTCAATATGAATATAGCTTCTGCTACAAATGCGGTTAGGGTTCATCATCAATGGCTACCGGATGAAGTGGTTGTTGAGGAGGGGTTAAATGGAGATACTGTGAGAATTATAAGGGAAATGGGACACAGGGTTGTGATTGGGGACACGATAGGGAGTACACAGAGTGTCATGAAAATCGGGTATTTTCTTTACGGAGCATCCGATCCGAGGACGCCTGGCAGTTTGACTTTAGGATATTGA
- a CDS encoding glycosyltransferase has product MDFNFGELATAGFLFYTLCFAASTFLLIFKKLIDRDKSGDSAAIYLNVYLLAALGSWVFTQNLYGVLLPFSIGFVVSIISDRALKDFSVSGRFLLTSNLLLTIFSLLWGMWFITTIHVSTLTKILMLSGYPLLLCSLFVGLVSTFEQWEVLCRKIWNRPRSPLPGGNLKHYPKVLLQVPAHSEPPEIVISTIDALANLRYPNFEVMVIDNNTKDPNLWKPVEKHCSNLGERFHFIHVDGIKGAKAGALNYALRHTPPVVEIIGVIDSDYLAEPDFLDRLVGYFDDPKIGFVQTPHDYRDWKNSIYQRMCYWEYKYFFETTMPSLNERDSALTVGTMCLIRRKALEEAGGWAEWCATEDSELSIRIHALGYSSVYTNETFGRGLIPETFSGYKKQRFRWTYGPVQELRRHMRLYLPWKLRKPSALTSLQKIHHLNHGLGYLNIAIGFLLLPIGIITAISMVTREEFIEIPNIVWISSIIMLSSGATLFLFSYRVLLKCSIPDTIGAFFANRSLSHTYITASFWALITKQIPWNRTNKFKSLPLGLGALGSAQTELALGIGMLTFAVVVISNYSNFGLHMLLMIGVLLRSIDYLVAPLMALLAEHDVRSRQKPTKFAKQIASSTAIK; this is encoded by the coding sequence ATGGATTTTAATTTTGGGGAGCTGGCGACAGCGGGTTTTTTGTTCTACACACTCTGTTTCGCAGCATCAACATTTTTGCTAATTTTTAAGAAGCTTATAGATCGAGATAAATCCGGCGATTCTGCTGCTATTTATCTGAATGTCTATCTCCTGGCTGCTTTGGGTTCTTGGGTTTTCACCCAAAATCTATATGGGGTGCTACTTCCATTCTCAATAGGGTTCGTGGTAAGCATAATCTCAGATCGAGCACTAAAGGACTTTTCAGTTTCTGGACGATTTCTGCTTACATCCAATCTCCTTTTAACGATATTCTCTCTCTTATGGGGTATGTGGTTTATAACGACCATTCATGTAAGCACACTCACCAAGATCTTGATGCTTTCTGGATATCCATTACTTTTATGCTCATTATTTGTAGGATTGGTCTCGACATTTGAACAATGGGAGGTACTCTGCAGGAAAATTTGGAATAGGCCCCGTTCTCCACTGCCCGGAGGAAATCTAAAGCACTATCCGAAGGTTTTACTCCAGGTACCTGCGCACTCAGAACCGCCTGAAATTGTAATTTCTACCATCGATGCCCTTGCTAACCTTAGATATCCAAACTTCGAAGTAATGGTTATCGATAACAACACCAAAGACCCCAACCTCTGGAAACCCGTTGAGAAGCACTGCAGTAATTTAGGTGAACGTTTCCATTTTATCCACGTTGACGGTATTAAAGGCGCAAAGGCAGGAGCGCTAAACTATGCGCTTCGTCATACCCCGCCAGTTGTAGAAATCATTGGTGTGATTGATAGTGATTATCTGGCCGAACCAGATTTCTTAGACCGGCTCGTCGGATACTTCGATGACCCGAAAATTGGGTTTGTGCAAACCCCACATGATTATCGAGATTGGAAGAATAGCATCTATCAAAGAATGTGTTATTGGGAGTATAAATACTTTTTCGAAACAACCATGCCGAGCCTCAATGAAAGGGATTCGGCATTGACTGTTGGTACGATGTGTTTGATTCGCCGCAAAGCCCTGGAGGAAGCGGGCGGCTGGGCCGAATGGTGCGCTACTGAAGACTCTGAGCTTTCGATCAGGATACATGCGTTGGGCTATTCATCAGTCTATACAAATGAAACATTTGGCCGGGGTCTTATTCCCGAAACCTTTTCAGGCTATAAGAAGCAGCGGTTCCGCTGGACATATGGTCCGGTTCAGGAGTTAAGACGTCACATGCGCCTATACTTACCGTGGAAATTACGGAAGCCATCAGCCCTTACTAGCCTTCAAAAGATACACCATCTAAACCATGGCCTGGGCTACCTGAATATAGCAATTGGTTTCTTACTTCTACCGATTGGAATAATTACAGCAATCTCTATGGTCACGCGTGAAGAATTTATCGAAATTCCAAATATAGTATGGATTTCTTCCATTATAATGCTAAGTTCCGGAGCCACTCTATTTTTGTTTTCGTACCGCGTCCTTTTAAAGTGCTCGATTCCGGACACAATAGGGGCATTCTTTGCAAATAGATCCTTAAGCCATACTTACATAACGGCAAGTTTCTGGGCCTTAATCACCAAACAAATTCCGTGGAACAGGACAAATAAGTTCAAGTCGCTTCCCTTGGGATTGGGAGCCCTCGGTTCTGCGCAGACAGAACTTGCTCTCGGTATTGGTATGTTGACTTTTGCAGTAGTGGTTATATCAAACTATTCCAATTTCGGGCTCCACATGTTGTTAATGATCGGCGTTTTATTACGCAGCATCGATTATCTCGTTGCACCTCTTATGGCGCTCCTAGCAGAACACGATGTGAGATCACGCCAAAAACCAACCAAATTTGCTAAACAGATTGCAAGCAGTACGGCAATTAAATAG
- the nadA gene encoding quinolinate synthase NadA, translating into MEDRTLVVEEINRLRNEKNAIIIAHNYQVPEVQEIADFTGDSLALSQLAGKTNADVIVFCGVHFMAETASIISPNKTVLIPDLEAGCSLSDTINAQQLRKWKTEHPEAVVVSYVNTTAEVKAESDYCCTSSNAVKIVNSIPEEKEILFLPDMFLGAYVGKVTGRKIHLWLGECHVHAGIRPKDIEQMRDAHPEAEMLIHPECGCTTSFIYHTCNGFDGDKNVHILSTGGMIEYAKSSESNEFIVATETGMLHRLRKDNPEKAFYPANENAICRYMKMITLEKVLSSLQDDKYEVKVPEEIAKRARKAIDRMLEISH; encoded by the coding sequence ATGGAAGACCGTACTTTGGTAGTGGAAGAAATCAACAGGCTGAGAAATGAAAAGAATGCCATTATCATTGCTCACAACTATCAAGTTCCAGAAGTGCAGGAAATTGCCGATTTCACGGGTGATTCTCTCGCCCTGTCTCAGCTCGCAGGAAAGACAAATGCTGATGTGATAGTTTTTTGCGGCGTTCATTTTATGGCTGAGACAGCCTCAATCATATCTCCAAATAAAACGGTGTTAATACCCGATCTGGAAGCCGGATGTTCTCTTTCAGATACCATAAATGCTCAACAACTCAGAAAATGGAAAACCGAACATCCAGAAGCAGTTGTAGTTTCTTACGTTAACACAACGGCTGAGGTAAAAGCAGAAAGCGATTATTGTTGTACCTCATCCAACGCAGTAAAAATTGTAAATTCTATTCCTGAAGAAAAAGAAATACTTTTTCTTCCAGATATGTTCCTTGGAGCCTATGTTGGAAAGGTCACTGGTAGAAAGATCCACCTATGGCTGGGAGAGTGCCACGTACATGCCGGAATAAGACCTAAGGACATCGAACAAATGAGAGATGCTCACCCTGAAGCGGAAATGCTCATTCATCCTGAATGTGGCTGCACAACCTCATTCATCTACCATACCTGTAACGGTTTCGACGGAGATAAAAACGTTCATATCCTCTCAACCGGGGGTATGATTGAGTATGCGAAGAGCTCTGAATCAAATGAATTTATAGTGGCTACGGAAACGGGGATGCTCCATAGGTTGAGAAAAGATAACCCCGAAAAGGCCTTCTATCCAGCAAACGAGAATGCCATCTGCAGGTACATGAAAATGATTACGTTAGAAAAGGTTCTTAGCTCACTTCAAGACGATAAATATGAGGTAAAGGTACCAGAAGAAATTGCTAAAAGGGCACGAAAAGCAATTGACAGGATGCTCGAGATTTCCCATTAA